Proteins co-encoded in one Metabacillus sp. KUDC1714 genomic window:
- a CDS encoding ABC transporter ATP-binding protein: MNSTDIAIEFSQVGKKYSRTAKLTRLKDVVTKVTQNYRGDNDFWALRDISFSVNKGEAIGIIGSNGSGKSTLLKLLSGVTVPTEGDININGTIGGLIELGAGFHPEMTGRENVYINGAILGLSKQEIEDRFPQIIEFSGLADFIDMPLKSYSSGMKVRLGFAVAITIETDIVLLDEVLAVGDSSFRKKALQMMESFLADKTIVFVSHDIGQIKRICDKCIVLNRGKLIFTGETEDAIKVYQELSNATQSSFNTRLQNYRTHLVEGILLNDKEEETSIISYGNDLSVKLKVNIHPKTKNPVIKVKIKADEISTFTDTISEFVIKPEEPGVLDTILRIKELPLYNGKYNIDVTILNGANDIVEVKNDVMSFSVINHKPDFKMRGFIEVPHSVSSIDETSEQIWSLNDVNEDEMEVKLCFPNEEVKYGIVTFHKIINKSLHVPITHFTVPIDYGKTGVLTIRKSFLGNGNYTFDIITLNKDKRTIKKEQNVLQCSINDRKEKTGLVFLKHSWD; encoded by the coding sequence ATGAATTCAACAGATATCGCTATTGAATTTTCTCAAGTAGGGAAAAAATATTCTAGAACAGCAAAATTAACTCGTCTCAAGGACGTGGTTACAAAGGTAACACAGAATTATCGCGGGGATAATGACTTTTGGGCACTAAGAGACATTTCATTCTCTGTCAATAAGGGAGAAGCAATTGGAATTATCGGCTCCAATGGTTCAGGGAAAAGTACACTGTTAAAGTTATTATCAGGTGTTACTGTACCAACTGAAGGTGACATTAATATAAATGGTACTATTGGTGGTTTAATTGAATTAGGAGCTGGATTTCACCCAGAAATGACAGGAAGAGAAAATGTTTATATTAACGGAGCAATTTTAGGTCTTTCTAAGCAGGAGATTGAAGATCGTTTTCCTCAAATTATCGAATTTTCCGGTTTAGCAGACTTTATCGATATGCCTTTAAAAAGTTATTCCTCTGGAATGAAAGTTCGTTTAGGATTTGCAGTTGCTATTACTATTGAAACGGATATCGTCTTATTAGATGAAGTATTAGCAGTAGGAGATAGTTCTTTTAGAAAAAAAGCCTTGCAAATGATGGAGAGCTTTCTTGCTGATAAAACAATTGTCTTTGTCTCACATGATATTGGACAAATAAAGAGAATCTGTGATAAATGCATTGTTTTAAATCGTGGAAAGTTAATATTTACTGGTGAGACAGAGGATGCAATTAAAGTATATCAAGAACTGTCAAATGCTACGCAATCCAGTTTTAATACAAGGCTTCAGAATTATCGAACACATCTAGTGGAAGGCATTCTATTAAACGATAAAGAAGAAGAAACGTCTATTATAAGTTATGGAAACGATCTATCAGTAAAATTAAAAGTGAATATTCATCCGAAAACGAAAAACCCTGTTATTAAAGTGAAAATAAAGGCGGATGAGATTTCGACCTTTACAGATACAATTTCAGAGTTTGTTATCAAACCAGAAGAGCCAGGTGTTTTAGATACGATACTTAGAATAAAGGAACTACCTTTATATAATGGTAAGTATAATATCGATGTAACCATATTAAATGGAGCTAACGATATTGTTGAAGTGAAGAATGATGTGATGAGTTTTTCAGTGATCAACCACAAGCCTGATTTCAAAATGAGAGGGTTTATCGAAGTTCCTCATTCTGTTTCATCTATTGATGAAACGTCTGAACAAATATGGTCTCTCAATGATGTGAATGAAGATGAGATGGAAGTAAAGTTATGCTTCCCAAACGAAGAAGTAAAGTATGGGATTGTAACATTCCATAAAATAATCAATAAGTCATTACATGTACCAATTACACATTTCACAGTACCAATTGACTATGGTAAAACGGGCGTGTTAACGATACGTAAATCTTTTCTAGGTAATGGAAACTATACTTTTGATATTATTACATTAAACAAAGATAAACGAACAATAAAAAAAGAACAAAATGTATTACAATGCTCCATAAATGATAGAAAAGAGAAAACCGGCCTAGTTTTTCTAAAACATTCATGGGATTGA
- a CDS encoding glycosyltransferase: protein MKKIDFYFVDQINFHKRNFDNFISFVEDNFTFKYNNAYPSLKKSFGKYELRKISGLPNFSKYEEVFKGLNEKPLSELKQVSYKGYNLWDVIHAEMYAYLTPRIYQHYIADEITNPQSDSDDLLQWLRTSKLEDETFQNLVFYNFAIGAFWIDYWAATFKKFKINNVCVFGGTTIYSRAATLVAQWNNTNVLSFEGSFIKDFHYADSGSGMITNNHRFADHSKWVRLQGLDFLDKQAEWLENVMANRLNLNVVQPNKLTKAELYQRYNIDPNKKLILLIGQVLNDFSITRDLKNYDSSIDFYVDVIKTIADKEDCHLFIKLHPWENHKQNSTTELSKRVLEKKLADLSITNYTVDYDVNIDSLIEFSEIGLTSCSQAGLEMLYMGKRVVQVGNAFYGNKGWTVDVTQPEFLPLAIDIALAEPRLEEIEIKEVRKFIYHLLHNHCFKRTDEDINFEKKFYETTAFNKNKEVGLLRRINKKFKKYKLKLRRVKSIARKAYKEPKKATLALKYRASLYFSILQARMTSKKIVNMVMGQATYSKIFEDMLARFRNELKDDYLMIVTEKSLKNADIYHYWRPNASKTDIKHPGIVTVHHDFDRDSEGLSLRHFIDSYKRSDMILCLNEQQKQRITEYIGQTKPIKVIPHGFDTSFTPKKTYKEQINANNKLVIGFSSRRYPRLIKGEETLYKIIEGLKDQPVKFIFIGQDRSKEHEFCESLGVESEVYEKIAYSEFPRLYDQMDLFLITSKAEGGPASLPEALATGLPVVSTPCGFVPDMVTNGQNGYIVDYDEDEAFVNRIEQFIHNPELLKQMGLHAVESKNLKSWENIIKDYIDAYEEMLAYKQNEGDELEIQRRKGIS from the coding sequence ATGAAAAAAATTGATTTTTACTTTGTTGATCAAATTAACTTCCACAAACGAAATTTTGATAACTTTATTTCGTTTGTGGAGGATAATTTCACCTTTAAGTATAACAACGCATATCCATCTTTAAAGAAAAGTTTTGGGAAATATGAACTAAGGAAGATCAGTGGACTTCCAAATTTCTCAAAATATGAAGAGGTATTTAAAGGTCTTAATGAAAAACCTCTTTCAGAGCTGAAGCAAGTTAGCTATAAAGGCTATAATCTATGGGACGTAATCCATGCTGAGATGTATGCTTATTTAACACCAAGAATCTATCAACATTACATAGCGGATGAAATTACTAATCCACAATCTGATTCAGATGATTTATTACAATGGCTTAGAACCTCAAAACTAGAAGATGAGACCTTTCAAAATTTGGTTTTCTATAATTTTGCTATAGGTGCGTTTTGGATTGATTACTGGGCAGCAACATTTAAGAAATTCAAAATAAACAATGTATGTGTGTTCGGCGGTACGACAATCTATTCTAGAGCAGCAACATTAGTTGCACAATGGAACAATACAAATGTGCTTTCATTTGAAGGTTCATTTATTAAGGATTTCCACTATGCGGATAGTGGCTCAGGAATGATTACAAACAACCATCGCTTTGCAGATCATTCAAAATGGGTTCGATTACAAGGGTTAGATTTTCTTGACAAACAAGCTGAATGGCTAGAAAATGTCATGGCGAATCGCTTAAACCTAAATGTTGTCCAGCCTAATAAACTAACGAAAGCAGAGTTATATCAGCGTTATAATATAGATCCTAATAAAAAGTTAATCTTACTCATAGGTCAAGTATTAAATGATTTTTCAATTACGAGAGATTTGAAAAATTATGATTCTTCAATAGACTTTTATGTGGATGTTATTAAAACAATTGCGGATAAAGAAGATTGTCATCTGTTTATTAAGCTTCACCCGTGGGAAAACCATAAACAAAACAGTACAACTGAATTATCTAAGCGCGTTTTAGAGAAAAAATTAGCTGACCTTTCCATTACAAATTATACAGTTGACTATGATGTAAATATTGATTCCCTCATAGAATTCTCGGAAATTGGTCTAACATCTTGTAGCCAAGCAGGTTTAGAGATGCTTTATATGGGAAAAAGAGTTGTTCAGGTAGGAAATGCTTTTTATGGTAATAAAGGCTGGACGGTGGACGTAACACAACCAGAATTTTTACCGCTTGCAATTGACATAGCATTAGCTGAACCTCGTCTTGAAGAAATTGAAATAAAAGAAGTTAGGAAATTTATCTATCATTTACTACATAATCATTGTTTTAAAAGAACGGATGAGGACATAAATTTTGAAAAGAAGTTTTATGAAACGACTGCGTTCAATAAAAATAAAGAAGTGGGCCTCCTACGTCGGATAAACAAAAAATTCAAAAAGTACAAGTTGAAACTAAGACGTGTAAAATCAATTGCTAGAAAAGCTTATAAGGAACCTAAGAAGGCAACTCTAGCGCTAAAATATCGGGCTAGTTTGTATTTTAGTATTCTTCAGGCAAGAATGACTTCGAAAAAAATCGTCAACATGGTTATGGGACAAGCAACATATAGTAAAATCTTTGAGGATATGTTAGCAAGGTTTCGTAATGAATTAAAGGACGACTATTTAATGATTGTGACAGAAAAATCATTGAAAAATGCGGATATTTATCATTACTGGAGACCAAATGCTAGTAAAACGGATATTAAACATCCTGGAATTGTAACCGTACATCATGACTTTGATCGTGATTCAGAGGGTCTTAGCTTAAGACATTTTATTGATAGCTATAAACGAAGTGATATGATCCTATGTTTAAATGAACAACAGAAGCAAAGAATCACAGAATACATTGGTCAAACAAAACCGATTAAGGTTATTCCACATGGATTTGATACAAGCTTTACACCTAAGAAAACATATAAAGAACAGATCAATGCCAACAATAAGCTAGTGATTGGTTTTTCTAGTCGTCGATATCCTCGGTTAATAAAAGGAGAAGAGACGCTTTATAAAATTATCGAGGGCTTAAAAGATCAGCCTGTTAAGTTCATATTTATAGGACAAGATCGGAGTAAAGAGCATGAATTTTGCGAATCACTTGGAGTTGAGTCAGAGGTATATGAAAAAATAGCCTATAGTGAGTTTCCTCGTTTATATGATCAAATGGATTTATTTTTAATTACATCAAAGGCTGAAGGTGGACCGGCGTCATTACCTGAGGCGTTGGCAACTGGGCTACCTGTAGTATCAACTCCATGTGGTTTTGTACCAGATATGGTAACAAATGGACAGAATGGCTATATCGTTGATTATGATGAAGATGAAGCATTTGTTAACCGAATTGAACAATTTATTCATAATCCAGAATTGTTGAAACAAATGGGGTTACATGCCGTAGAATCTAAAAATTTAAAATCATGGGAAAATATTATTAAGGATTATATAGATGCGTATGAAGAAATGTTAGCTTATAAACAAAATGAAGGTGATGAGCTTGAAATTCAACGCAGAAAAGGTATTAGCTAA
- a CDS encoding ABC transporter permease: MVESIKQLREHKGFILALAQRELNAKYKQSFLGKLWIVIQPFMFMLILTVVFSKFARLPSEGVPYPLFFLTALLPWNFFTNAVSAAPSVIVGQTGLIKQRAFYRLSLVVNRMITESINYFYSLISLVIIFIYFQVTLSWTMLLIVPLFLLQSFLIMGFMMLLSSLNVYVRDIGLATPIVTRLWFYLSPVIYSYELIGEEYRKWLILNPMTGILDAYRKVLLHQQMPEWIPLAYTVGFSIVIFIIGFIVFNKLEKKFADVL; this comes from the coding sequence ATGGTTGAGAGTATAAAACAATTACGAGAGCATAAAGGTTTTATTTTAGCTCTTGCGCAGAGAGAACTAAATGCAAAATATAAACAATCATTTTTAGGTAAGCTGTGGATTGTTATTCAACCTTTCATGTTTATGTTGATTTTAACAGTCGTATTTTCTAAATTTGCTCGTTTACCGAGTGAGGGAGTACCTTACCCGTTATTTTTCTTAACGGCATTACTACCTTGGAATTTTTTCACAAATGCTGTTAGTGCAGCACCAAGTGTCATTGTTGGGCAAACAGGATTAATCAAACAGAGAGCATTTTATCGGCTTTCTTTAGTAGTAAATCGAATGATAACTGAGTCAATTAACTACTTTTATTCGTTGATAAGTCTTGTTATTATTTTTATCTACTTCCAAGTGACATTAAGCTGGACAATGTTATTAATTGTTCCGTTATTTCTCTTACAGAGTTTCTTAATCATGGGTTTTATGATGCTTTTATCATCATTAAATGTATATGTGCGTGATATTGGACTTGCGACACCTATAGTCACTCGTCTATGGTTCTATTTATCTCCAGTCATTTATTCTTACGAACTAATTGGAGAAGAGTATCGAAAATGGCTCATACTAAATCCGATGACAGGTATATTGGACGCTTATAGAAAAGTATTATTACATCAACAAATGCCAGAATGGATCCCTTTAGCATATACTGTGGGATTTTCAATTGTTATATTTATTATTGGCTTTATCGTCTTTAATAAGTTAGAGAAAAAATTTGCTGATGTTTTATAA